The Puntigrus tetrazona isolate hp1 chromosome 4, ASM1883169v1, whole genome shotgun sequence genome includes a window with the following:
- the spra gene encoding sepiapterin reductase a gives MSAASGFGKALVIITGASKGFGRALALSIAPRLSAGSVMILAARSDDLLRQLKADLSRLHPALTLRCAAADLSCQAGVESVIAAVSLSVTDVERLLLFNNAASLGDVSRFCSGFTDVSEVNSYLSLNVSSALCLTAGVLRAVPRRSGLTRVVVNISSLCALRPFPSWVLYCSGKAARDMMFRVLSEEEPDLRVLNYAPGPLDTDMQLQARSRSADVSLRKSFSVMHAEGQLLSCEESISKLTQVLLDDTFTSGAHLDFYDL, from the exons ATGAGCGCCGCGTCGGGTTTCGGTAAAGCGCTGGTCATCATCACCGGAGCGTCGAAGGGCTTCGGCCGGGCTCTAGCGCTGTCCATCGCGCCGCGTCTGTCCGCGGGCTCCGTGATGATCCTCGCGGCGCGCTCCGACGACCTGCTGCGGCAGCTGAAGGCGGATCTGAGCCGCCTTCACCCCGCGCTGACGCTCCGCTGCGCCGCCGCTGATCTGAGCTGCCAGGCGGGCGTCGAGAGCGTCATCGCCGCGGTCTCTCTCAGCGTCACGGACGTCGAGCGTCTGCTGCTCTTCAATAACGCGG CGTCTCTGGGCGACGTGTCTCGGTTCTGCTCCGGGTTCACGGACGTGTCGGAGGTCAACTCGTACCTGTCTCTGAACGTGAGCTCGGCTCTGTGTCTGACGGCCGGGGTTCTGCGAGCGGTCCCGCGCCGCTCCGGTCTGACCCGGGTCGTGGTCAACATCAGCTCTCTGTGTGCGCTGAGGCCCTTCCCGTCCTGGGTTCTGTACTGCAGCGGGAAAGCGGCTCGGGACATGATGTTCCGTGTGTTATCTGAGGAAGAACCGGACCTCCGGGTCCTGAACTACGCTCCAG gtCCTCTGGACACAGACATGCAGCTGCAGGCGAGGAGCAGGTCTGCAGACGTGTCTCTCAGGAAGTCGTTCAGTGTGATGCACGCTGAGGGTCAGTTGTTGTCGTGTGAGGAGTCCATCAGTAAACTCACGCAGGTCCTGCTGGACGACACCTTCACCTCCGGAGCACACCTGGACTTCTATGACTTATAG
- the exosc2 gene encoding exosome complex component RRP4 isoform X1 — protein MAAEMRLPAAYKHIPPAVSRSNRDDKHLVVPGDIITSDTGFMRGHGTYMDEDRLTASVAGEVERVNKLICVKPLKTRYNGEVGDVVVGRITEVQQKRWKVETNSRLDSVLLLSSVNLPGGELRRRSAQDELAMRDYLQEGDLISAEVQSIFSDGALSLHTRSLKYGKLGQGVLVLLSPSLVKRQKTHFHNLPCGASIILGNNGFVWLYPTPAQQDEEAGGFYTSMEAVSLSDREVISRLRNCLLALAAHKVLLYDTSVLYCYEASLSHQIKDILKPEITEEIILETRQRLVEHEG, from the exons ATGGCGGCGGAGATGAGGCTCCCGGCGGCGTATAAACACATTCCACCGGCCGTATCTCGGTCTAACCGGGATGACAAACACCTGGTGGTTCCTGGAGATATCATTACATCCGACACGGGCTTCATGAG GGGTCATGGCACATACATGGATGAAGACAGACTCACGGCTTCAGTGGCTGGAGAAGTGGAGCGAGTCAACAAGCTGATCTGTGTCAAACCGCTGAAGACCAG GTATAACGGCGAGGTCGGGGACGTGGTCGTGGGCAGGATCACAGAG GTGCAGCAGAAGAGATGGAAAGTGGAGACGAACTCGCGTCTGGATTCGGTTCTGCTGCTGTCTTCAGTCAATCTGCCCGGAGGAGAGCTG aGACGGCGATCAGCGCAGGACGAGCTGGCCATGAGAGACTACCTCCAGGAAGGGGATCTCATCAGC GCCGAGGTGCAGTCGATCTTCTCGGACGGCGCTCTGTCTCTTCACACACGCAGCTTGAAGTACGGCAAG ctggGACAGGGCGTGCTGGTGCTGCTGTCTCCGTCCCTCGTCAAGAGACAGAAGACGCACTTCCACAATCTGCCCTGCGGAGCCTCCATCATCCTGGGAAACAACGGCTTCGTGTGGCTTTACCCCACACCGGCTCAGCAGGACGAGGAGGCCGGAGGCTTCTACACCAGCATGGAG GCCGTGTCTCTGTCCGATCGGGAGGTGATCTCCAGGCTCAGGAACTGTTTGCTGGCTCTCGCGGCTCATAAGGTTCTGCTGTACGACACAAGCGTGCTTTACTGCTACGAAGCGTCTCTTTCTCATCAG ATTAAAGACATCCTGAAGCCAGAGATCACGGAGGAGATCATTCTGGAGACGCGGCAGCGTCTGGTGGAGCATGAAGGATGA
- the exosc2 gene encoding exosome complex component RRP4 isoform X2, which yields MDEDRLTASVAGEVERVNKLICVKPLKTRYNGEVGDVVVGRITEVQQKRWKVETNSRLDSVLLLSSVNLPGGELRRRSAQDELAMRDYLQEGDLISAEVQSIFSDGALSLHTRSLKYGKLGQGVLVLLSPSLVKRQKTHFHNLPCGASIILGNNGFVWLYPTPAQQDEEAGGFYTSMEAVSLSDREVISRLRNCLLALAAHKVLLYDTSVLYCYEASLSHQIKDILKPEITEEIILETRQRLVEHEG from the exons ATGGATGAAGACAGACTCACGGCTTCAGTGGCTGGAGAAGTGGAGCGAGTCAACAAGCTGATCTGTGTCAAACCGCTGAAGACCAG GTATAACGGCGAGGTCGGGGACGTGGTCGTGGGCAGGATCACAGAG GTGCAGCAGAAGAGATGGAAAGTGGAGACGAACTCGCGTCTGGATTCGGTTCTGCTGCTGTCTTCAGTCAATCTGCCCGGAGGAGAGCTG aGACGGCGATCAGCGCAGGACGAGCTGGCCATGAGAGACTACCTCCAGGAAGGGGATCTCATCAGC GCCGAGGTGCAGTCGATCTTCTCGGACGGCGCTCTGTCTCTTCACACACGCAGCTTGAAGTACGGCAAG ctggGACAGGGCGTGCTGGTGCTGCTGTCTCCGTCCCTCGTCAAGAGACAGAAGACGCACTTCCACAATCTGCCCTGCGGAGCCTCCATCATCCTGGGAAACAACGGCTTCGTGTGGCTTTACCCCACACCGGCTCAGCAGGACGAGGAGGCCGGAGGCTTCTACACCAGCATGGAG GCCGTGTCTCTGTCCGATCGGGAGGTGATCTCCAGGCTCAGGAACTGTTTGCTGGCTCTCGCGGCTCATAAGGTTCTGCTGTACGACACAAGCGTGCTTTACTGCTACGAAGCGTCTCTTTCTCATCAG ATTAAAGACATCCTGAAGCCAGAGATCACGGAGGAGATCATTCTGGAGACGCGGCAGCGTCTGGTGGAGCATGAAGGATGA
- the abl1 gene encoding tyrosine-protein kinase ABL1 isoform X1, whose amino-acid sequence MGQQPGKLVGDQRRPSLPALPFIKGAGKRETSRQGAQHCNVFTVHEALQRPDFDAPGLSEAARWNSKENLLAGPSENDPNLFVALYDFVASGDNTLSITKGEKLRVLGYNHNGEWCEAQTKNGQGWVPSNYITPVNSLEKHSWYHGPVSRNAAEYLLSSGINGSFLVRESESSPGQRSISLRYEGRVYHYRINTASDGKLYVSSESRFNTLAELVHHHSTVSDGLITTLHYPAPKRNKPTIYGVSPNYDKWEMERTDITMKHKLGGGQYGEVYEGVWKKYNLTVAVKTLKEDTMEVEEFLKEAAVMKEIKHPNLVQLLGVCTREPPFYIITEFMTHGNLLDYLRDCNHEEVNAVVLLYMATQISSAMEYLEKKNFIHRDLAARNCLVGENHLVKVADFGLSRLMTEETYIAHVGAKFPIKWTAPESLAYNKFSIKSDVWAFGVLLWEIATYGMSPYPGIDLSQVYELLEKDYRMDRPEGCPEKVYELMRACWRWKPAERPSFAETHQAFETMFQESSISDEVEKELGKKGKKLTLGPIQQAPELPTKTRTLRRHTDSRDGDSPDAAEAEVTGPPMLPRPVLDSNLNEDDRCLAKDKDKFRMNPFSLIKKKKRTAPAPPKRSSSFGKMDGPLDRRGLNSDCREDFNNDGIEPSKMFASNNTAIIGVTNGAPVYPGQLFSSHSRKKGTASGGGGKLATTPPTEEDPISNSKRFLRSSSASSMPPGSERTEWKSVTLPRDIQSSHFDSGTFGGKPALPRKKADCVPRGGTLTPPPRLPKKTDSDAPDEVFKDSESSPGSSPLTLTPKLSRRTENSKTSALQAELFKPSVLPPLGDECRPRRLKNSSEVPGQRDKGKFAKPKPAPPPPPVSSGKSGKTSRSPTFDVSSDTKVKGSSEQSPPSPSSAEQGKGLSQESAKKVPKNTSKVNPPKTTSISQSGQLPGMGTGSAVGDPGSNFIPLMTTRRSLRKTRQPSERLSNSCITREMVLESTELLRAAIGRISEQTGSHSAVLEAGKNLSKYCASYVESIQQMRNKFAFREAINKLESSLRELQICPAATGGANTPQDFSKLLSSVKEISDIVQR is encoded by the exons ATGGGGCAGCAGCCTGGGAAGTTAGTCGGGGACCAGAGGAGACCGAGTCTGCCGGCGCTGCCTTTCATCAAGGGAGCAGGGAAGAGAGAGACGTCTAGACAGGGAGCTCAGCACTGCAATGTGTTCACCGTCCACG AAGCGCTCCAGCGGCCGGATTTCGATGCTCCGGGTCTGTCCGAGGCGGCGCGCTGGAACTCCAAAGAGAATCTGCTGGCCGGACCCAGCGAAAATGACCCCAATCTGTTCGTAGCGCTGTACGACTTCGTCGCTAGCGGCGATAACACGCTCAGCATCACCAAAG GAGAGAAGCTGAGGGTTCTGGGATACAATCACAATGGCGAGTGGTGCGAGGCGCAGACCAAGAACGGCCAGGGCTGGGTTCCCAGCAACTACATCACGCCCGTCAACAGCCTGGAGAAGCACAGCTGGTATCACGGGCCCGTGTCCCGCAACGCCGCCGAGTACCTGCTGAGCAGCGGCATCAACGGCAGCTTTCTGGTGCGCGAGAGCGAGAGCAGCCCGGGTCAGAGGTCGATCTCGCTGCGCTACGAGGGCCGGGTCTATCACTACCGCATCAACACAGCCTCGGACGGCAAG CTGTATGTTTCGTCAGAGAGCCGCTTTAACACGCTAGCGGAGCTGGTTCACCATCACTCCACCGTCTCCGACGGCCTCATCACCACGCTGCATTACCCAGCGCCCAAACGCAACAAGCCCACCATCTACGGCGTCTCACCCAACTACGACAAATGGGAGATGGAGCGCACCGATATCACCATGAAGCACAAGCTGGGCGGAGGACAGTATGGAGAGGTGTACGAGGGCGTCTGGAAGAAGTACAACCTGACTGTGGCCGTCAAAACACTAAAG GAGGACACAATGGAAGTGGaagagtttttaaaagaagctgCGGTCATGAAAGAAATCAAACACCCGAACCTGGTGCAGCTGTTGG GTGTCTGCACACGGGAACCTCCGTTTTACATCATCACCGAGTTCATGACCCACGGAAACCTGCTGGATTACCTGCGTGACTGTAATCACGAGGAGGTCAATGCTGTGGTGCTGCTCTACATGGCCACGCAGATCTCCTCTGCCATGGAGTATCTGGAGAAGAAGAACTTCATCCACAG GGATCTGGCTGCCCGTAACTGCTTAGTCGGGGAAAACCACTTGGTCAAAGTGGCAGATTTTGGACTGAGTCGCCTGATGACTGAAGAGACCTACATAGCCCACGTAGGAGCCAAGTTTCCCATTAAATGGACCGCCCCGGAGAGTCTGGCCTATAATAAATTCTCCATCAAGTCAGACGTGTGGG CATTTGGTGTCTTGCTTTGGGAAATTGCGACCTATGGGATGTCTCCGTATCCTGGCATCGACTTGTCTCAAGTGTATGAGCTACTAGAGAAAgattaccgcatggacagaccGGAGGGATGCCCAGAGAAAGTCTATGAGCTCATGAGGGCCT gTTGGAGGTGGAAACCTGCAGAGCGGCCTTCTTTCGCTGAAACCCACCAGGCGTTCGAGACGATGTTTCAAGAGTCCAGTATCTCTGACG AGGTGGAGAAAGAGCTGGGTAAGAAGGGCAAGAAGCTGACCCTGGGTCCGATACAGCAGGCTCCAGAACTTCCCACTAAGACGAGGACTCTGCGAAGACATACGGACAGCAGGGATGGCGACAGTCCGG ACGCAGCCGAGGCTGAGGTCACCGGGCCCCCGATGCTCCCGAGGCCCGTCCTCGATAGCAACCTTAACGAAGACGATCGCTGCCTAGCCAAAGATAAAGATAAGTTCCGAATGAATCCATTCAGTTTAatcaagaaaaagaagagaacgGCTCCAGCGCCTCCTAAACGCAGCAGCTCCTTCGGGAAGATGGATGGGCCCCTGGATCGAAGAGGACTGAATTCTGACTGCAGAGAGGATTTCAATAATGATGGCATCGAGCCTTCCAAAATGTTCGCCTCCAACAATACAGCGATCATTGGAGTCACCAACGGAGCACCGGTGTATCCCGGTCAGCTCTTTTCATCTCATTCACGGAAAAAGGGCACAGCGTCCGGCGGCGGAGGGAAGCTAGCCACAACTCCACCCACAGAAGAAGACCCCATATCAAACTCCAAGCGCTTCTTAAGGTCTTCTTCTGCCTCTAGCATGCCTCCAGGGTCCGAGCGCACAGAGTGGAAGTCGGTCACTTTGCCCCGTGATATCCAGTCGTCTCACTTCGATTCGGGAACCTTCGGAGGAAAGCCAGCTCTGCCTCGCAAGAAAGCTGATTGTGTACCCCGCGGCGGCACTCTTACTCCTCCACCGCGCCTTCCCAAGAAAACCGACTCTGATGCCCCAGATGAAGTGTTTAAGGACTCTGAGTCAAGTCCTGGATCGAGTCCCCTGACTCTGACACCGAAGCTCAGCCGCCGCACAGAGAACTCCAAAACGAGTGCCTTGCAAGCGGAGCTGTTCAAACCCAGTGTGCTTCCTCCTCTAGGAGACGAATGCAGACCTCGCAGGCTCAAGAACTCTTCTGAAGTCCCTGGACAAAGAGACAAGGGGAAGTTCGCCAAACCCAAACCAGCTCCTCCTCCGCCTCCGGTCTCGAGCGGCAAATCCGGGAAGACTTCAAGGAGTCCCACTTTTGACGTTTCATCGGATACCAAAGTCAAAGGCTCGTCTGAACAAAGCCCTCCCAGTCCCAGCTCCGCAGAACAAGGCAAAGGCCTTTCCCAAGAAAGTGCTAAGAAAGTGCCAAAAAACACCTCAAAAGTGAACCCTCCAAAGACGACGTCTATATCCCAGAGCGGTCAGCTGCCAGGGATGGGAACAGGATCGGCAGTCGGTGATCCAGGATCCAACTTCATTCCCCTCATGACGACCCGGCGCTCGTTAAGGAAGACGCGGCAGCCCTCGGAGCGGCTCTCTAACTCCTGCATCACGCGTGAGATGGTCCTGGAGAGCACCGAGCTCCTGCGAGCCGCCATCGGACGTATTTCAGAGCAGACCGGCAGCCACAGTGCGGTGCTGGAAGCCGGCAAGAATCTGTCCAAGTATTGCGCGAGCTACGTGGAGTCCATCCAGCAGATGCGCAACAAGTTTGCGTTCCGTGAAGCCATCAATAAGTTGGAGAGCAGCCTGCGCGAGCTGCAGATCTGCCCTGCTGCCACCGGGGGAGCCAACACGCCTCAAGACTTTTCCAAGCTGCTTTCCTCCGTCAAAGAGATCAGTGACATTGTTCAGAGGTAG
- the abl1 gene encoding tyrosine-protein kinase ABL1 isoform X2 has translation MKMLEICLKLVGCKSKKGLSSSSSCYLEEALQRPDFDAPGLSEAARWNSKENLLAGPSENDPNLFVALYDFVASGDNTLSITKGEKLRVLGYNHNGEWCEAQTKNGQGWVPSNYITPVNSLEKHSWYHGPVSRNAAEYLLSSGINGSFLVRESESSPGQRSISLRYEGRVYHYRINTASDGKLYVSSESRFNTLAELVHHHSTVSDGLITTLHYPAPKRNKPTIYGVSPNYDKWEMERTDITMKHKLGGGQYGEVYEGVWKKYNLTVAVKTLKEDTMEVEEFLKEAAVMKEIKHPNLVQLLGVCTREPPFYIITEFMTHGNLLDYLRDCNHEEVNAVVLLYMATQISSAMEYLEKKNFIHRDLAARNCLVGENHLVKVADFGLSRLMTEETYIAHVGAKFPIKWTAPESLAYNKFSIKSDVWAFGVLLWEIATYGMSPYPGIDLSQVYELLEKDYRMDRPEGCPEKVYELMRACWRWKPAERPSFAETHQAFETMFQESSISDEVEKELGKKGKKLTLGPIQQAPELPTKTRTLRRHTDSRDGDSPDAAEAEVTGPPMLPRPVLDSNLNEDDRCLAKDKDKFRMNPFSLIKKKKRTAPAPPKRSSSFGKMDGPLDRRGLNSDCREDFNNDGIEPSKMFASNNTAIIGVTNGAPVYPGQLFSSHSRKKGTASGGGGKLATTPPTEEDPISNSKRFLRSSSASSMPPGSERTEWKSVTLPRDIQSSHFDSGTFGGKPALPRKKADCVPRGGTLTPPPRLPKKTDSDAPDEVFKDSESSPGSSPLTLTPKLSRRTENSKTSALQAELFKPSVLPPLGDECRPRRLKNSSEVPGQRDKGKFAKPKPAPPPPPVSSGKSGKTSRSPTFDVSSDTKVKGSSEQSPPSPSSAEQGKGLSQESAKKVPKNTSKVNPPKTTSISQSGQLPGMGTGSAVGDPGSNFIPLMTTRRSLRKTRQPSERLSNSCITREMVLESTELLRAAIGRISEQTGSHSAVLEAGKNLSKYCASYVESIQQMRNKFAFREAINKLESSLRELQICPAATGGANTPQDFSKLLSSVKEISDIVQR, from the exons atgaaaatgttggaGATTTGTCTAAAATTGGTGGGCTGTAAATCCAAAAAAGGTCTTTCTTCGTCCTCCAGCTGTTATTTGGAAG AAGCGCTCCAGCGGCCGGATTTCGATGCTCCGGGTCTGTCCGAGGCGGCGCGCTGGAACTCCAAAGAGAATCTGCTGGCCGGACCCAGCGAAAATGACCCCAATCTGTTCGTAGCGCTGTACGACTTCGTCGCTAGCGGCGATAACACGCTCAGCATCACCAAAG GAGAGAAGCTGAGGGTTCTGGGATACAATCACAATGGCGAGTGGTGCGAGGCGCAGACCAAGAACGGCCAGGGCTGGGTTCCCAGCAACTACATCACGCCCGTCAACAGCCTGGAGAAGCACAGCTGGTATCACGGGCCCGTGTCCCGCAACGCCGCCGAGTACCTGCTGAGCAGCGGCATCAACGGCAGCTTTCTGGTGCGCGAGAGCGAGAGCAGCCCGGGTCAGAGGTCGATCTCGCTGCGCTACGAGGGCCGGGTCTATCACTACCGCATCAACACAGCCTCGGACGGCAAG CTGTATGTTTCGTCAGAGAGCCGCTTTAACACGCTAGCGGAGCTGGTTCACCATCACTCCACCGTCTCCGACGGCCTCATCACCACGCTGCATTACCCAGCGCCCAAACGCAACAAGCCCACCATCTACGGCGTCTCACCCAACTACGACAAATGGGAGATGGAGCGCACCGATATCACCATGAAGCACAAGCTGGGCGGAGGACAGTATGGAGAGGTGTACGAGGGCGTCTGGAAGAAGTACAACCTGACTGTGGCCGTCAAAACACTAAAG GAGGACACAATGGAAGTGGaagagtttttaaaagaagctgCGGTCATGAAAGAAATCAAACACCCGAACCTGGTGCAGCTGTTGG GTGTCTGCACACGGGAACCTCCGTTTTACATCATCACCGAGTTCATGACCCACGGAAACCTGCTGGATTACCTGCGTGACTGTAATCACGAGGAGGTCAATGCTGTGGTGCTGCTCTACATGGCCACGCAGATCTCCTCTGCCATGGAGTATCTGGAGAAGAAGAACTTCATCCACAG GGATCTGGCTGCCCGTAACTGCTTAGTCGGGGAAAACCACTTGGTCAAAGTGGCAGATTTTGGACTGAGTCGCCTGATGACTGAAGAGACCTACATAGCCCACGTAGGAGCCAAGTTTCCCATTAAATGGACCGCCCCGGAGAGTCTGGCCTATAATAAATTCTCCATCAAGTCAGACGTGTGGG CATTTGGTGTCTTGCTTTGGGAAATTGCGACCTATGGGATGTCTCCGTATCCTGGCATCGACTTGTCTCAAGTGTATGAGCTACTAGAGAAAgattaccgcatggacagaccGGAGGGATGCCCAGAGAAAGTCTATGAGCTCATGAGGGCCT gTTGGAGGTGGAAACCTGCAGAGCGGCCTTCTTTCGCTGAAACCCACCAGGCGTTCGAGACGATGTTTCAAGAGTCCAGTATCTCTGACG AGGTGGAGAAAGAGCTGGGTAAGAAGGGCAAGAAGCTGACCCTGGGTCCGATACAGCAGGCTCCAGAACTTCCCACTAAGACGAGGACTCTGCGAAGACATACGGACAGCAGGGATGGCGACAGTCCGG ACGCAGCCGAGGCTGAGGTCACCGGGCCCCCGATGCTCCCGAGGCCCGTCCTCGATAGCAACCTTAACGAAGACGATCGCTGCCTAGCCAAAGATAAAGATAAGTTCCGAATGAATCCATTCAGTTTAatcaagaaaaagaagagaacgGCTCCAGCGCCTCCTAAACGCAGCAGCTCCTTCGGGAAGATGGATGGGCCCCTGGATCGAAGAGGACTGAATTCTGACTGCAGAGAGGATTTCAATAATGATGGCATCGAGCCTTCCAAAATGTTCGCCTCCAACAATACAGCGATCATTGGAGTCACCAACGGAGCACCGGTGTATCCCGGTCAGCTCTTTTCATCTCATTCACGGAAAAAGGGCACAGCGTCCGGCGGCGGAGGGAAGCTAGCCACAACTCCACCCACAGAAGAAGACCCCATATCAAACTCCAAGCGCTTCTTAAGGTCTTCTTCTGCCTCTAGCATGCCTCCAGGGTCCGAGCGCACAGAGTGGAAGTCGGTCACTTTGCCCCGTGATATCCAGTCGTCTCACTTCGATTCGGGAACCTTCGGAGGAAAGCCAGCTCTGCCTCGCAAGAAAGCTGATTGTGTACCCCGCGGCGGCACTCTTACTCCTCCACCGCGCCTTCCCAAGAAAACCGACTCTGATGCCCCAGATGAAGTGTTTAAGGACTCTGAGTCAAGTCCTGGATCGAGTCCCCTGACTCTGACACCGAAGCTCAGCCGCCGCACAGAGAACTCCAAAACGAGTGCCTTGCAAGCGGAGCTGTTCAAACCCAGTGTGCTTCCTCCTCTAGGAGACGAATGCAGACCTCGCAGGCTCAAGAACTCTTCTGAAGTCCCTGGACAAAGAGACAAGGGGAAGTTCGCCAAACCCAAACCAGCTCCTCCTCCGCCTCCGGTCTCGAGCGGCAAATCCGGGAAGACTTCAAGGAGTCCCACTTTTGACGTTTCATCGGATACCAAAGTCAAAGGCTCGTCTGAACAAAGCCCTCCCAGTCCCAGCTCCGCAGAACAAGGCAAAGGCCTTTCCCAAGAAAGTGCTAAGAAAGTGCCAAAAAACACCTCAAAAGTGAACCCTCCAAAGACGACGTCTATATCCCAGAGCGGTCAGCTGCCAGGGATGGGAACAGGATCGGCAGTCGGTGATCCAGGATCCAACTTCATTCCCCTCATGACGACCCGGCGCTCGTTAAGGAAGACGCGGCAGCCCTCGGAGCGGCTCTCTAACTCCTGCATCACGCGTGAGATGGTCCTGGAGAGCACCGAGCTCCTGCGAGCCGCCATCGGACGTATTTCAGAGCAGACCGGCAGCCACAGTGCGGTGCTGGAAGCCGGCAAGAATCTGTCCAAGTATTGCGCGAGCTACGTGGAGTCCATCCAGCAGATGCGCAACAAGTTTGCGTTCCGTGAAGCCATCAATAAGTTGGAGAGCAGCCTGCGCGAGCTGCAGATCTGCCCTGCTGCCACCGGGGGAGCCAACACGCCTCAAGACTTTTCCAAGCTGCTTTCCTCCGTCAAAGAGATCAGTGACATTGTTCAGAGGTAG
- the rab14l gene encoding RAB14, member RAS oncogene family, like, whose protein sequence is MATAPYNYSYIFKYIIIGDMGVGKSCLLHQFTEKKFMADCPHTIGVEFGTRIIEVSGQKIKLQIWDTAGQERFRAVTRSYYRGAAGALMVYDITRRSTYNHLSSWLTDARNLTNPNTVIILIGNKADLEAQRDVTYEEAKQFAEENGLLFLEASAKTGENVEDAFLEAAKKIYQNIQDGSLDLNAAESGVQHKPSAPQGGRLTSEPQPQREGCGC, encoded by the exons ATGGCCACTGCACCCTACAACTACTCCTACATCTTCAAGTACATCATCATCG GAGACATGGGCGTGGGGAAGTCCTGTTTACTTCACCAGTTCACCGAGAAGAAGT TCATGGCCGACTGTCCGCACACCATCGGCGTGGAGTTCGGCACCAGGATCATCGAGGTGAGCGGTCAGAAGATCAAGCTGCAGATCTGGGACACGGCGGGTCAGGAGCGCTTCAGAGCCGTCACGCGCAGCTACTACAGAGGAGCCGCCGGAGCGCTGATGGTGTACGACATCACCAG GAGAAGCACCTATAACCACCTCAGCAGCTGGCTGACCGACGCCAGGAACCTCACCAACCCCAACACT GTCATCATTCTCATAGGAAACAAAGCGGATCTGGAAGCGCAGAGAGACGTCACGTATGAAGAAGCCAAGCAGTTCGCCGAAGAGAACG GTCTGCTGTTCCTGGAGGCCAGCGCTAAAAC AGGAGAGAACGTGGAAGACGCGTTTCTGGAAGCAGCTAAGAAGATCTATCAGAACATCCAAGATGGCAGTCTGGACCTGAACGCGGCCGAGTCGGGCGTACAGCACAAACCCTCGGCGCCGCAGGGCGGGCGGCTCACCAGCGAACCACAGCCGCAGAGAGAAGGGTGTGGCTGTTAA